GTGATGCATTTAATTAAAAAAAAGAAATCCAAAAGTAAAAAGAAAAAAAGAAAAAATTAGAATAATTAAGTAAGTAGAATTAATGAAAAAGTGGGGAGGAACACGATGACAATACTAGATTGGATAGCCGTTATTTGCCTAGCAGCGGCCATTCTCTTTTTCATTTTTATGTGTTTATTTTTGGTATTTGTTTTTCGAGTCCAGAGTAAGGTTAAGAAACTTTCAAGTATACGTACGAAGAATAAACGAAAACGAAAAAAAATGATTTTTACGAAGAGAAAACTAATTAAAAAGAGGAAACGAAATTTAGTAACGGCCATTCTTTTTCTAGTAATAGGTATATTAGCAATGTCTGCTTCTGCTTATACAGTTTTTTATCAATCAACAAATTTGGGCGAAACTGACCAAAAAGCAATCATAAATGGGTACTATTATTTAAGTGAGATTGAAAATCAATTGAAAGAAATAGAGGCGGATGGAGAAAGCCAAAAACTTGATAGTAATTTCAATACTCTTTCAGCTCGTCTATCTAGCTTTGCATTGAATCAAGCAGACTATAGAATCAGCAGTGATGGCCAATCTATAGTCAACCGCTACTATTCTTCCATGAAAGAATTGGGCATTAATTTATCAGCGCAACCGTCTAGATTTTATAAAGATGCGGAGAAGTTAGCCGAATTTAAATTAGATTTTGAAAAGGTAAAAAAGAACGAAGATGCTGTATTAAAAAAATTCAAGATTGATGAAAAGTCGTTGATGGAGAAAAAGTAATTTCAGGTAAGGAGTCATGAGTAAAAGAGATGAAAACAACTGTCAAAAAACAAAAGAGAAAAGTAACTAGTAGTGTTCGGATAGTTGATTCATCAAAAAATAAAAAGAGAAAGAAAAAAGATAAAGGCATAAGAAGACAAGCATCTGTAGTAAAAAGAAAAAAGAAACTAATTCATCTTAAGAAAAAATCAAAGCGTTCTGTAAAAAAAAGAAAGCGTAAATTGTGGAAAAAATCAATTCGAAGAATAGTATCGGAGCTGATTAGTTCAATTGCTTTGGCAGCTTTATTTATTTGGGTGATTTCTTTATTCACATTTACATTTACTAGAATTGATGGATATGGAATGATGCCTACACTGACGAAGAATGATACTGTTTTTGTTAATCGTTTAGGTGAGAAGAAACGATTTAAGCTGGTGTATATCAAGTTGCCAAATAATCAAGGTACATCTGTGCGGCGAATTATTGGATTACCGGGTGAAGAAATCAAATACAGTAAAGATAAATTGTACGTAGATCATGTGAGTAAAGAAGAAAAGTTTATTTTAGACGAAATTCAACAGGCCGATGCAAATAGCACTTTCTACACAGAAGATTTTACGATAAATCAAAAATTCAAAACGAATACAATCCCAAAAGGAAAATTTTTAGTTTTGGGAGATAATAGACCGTATTCCACTGATAGTCGTTATTTTGGTTTGATAGATGAGAAATCAATTATAGGCGTTGTTGAAATGAGGGTACTCCCCATCCATAAGATGGTTAGATATTAGAGAAAATATAAAAATGAACTAGGCGGACGGAGAAGTAAATGCAAGAGATAGTTATTATTTTATCTAGCATTTACTTTTTCTGCGTTGTATCAAGTATGATAGTTAAGAAAAAACAAATAATTAAATCAACTATTGTAAACGTAGTAAGATTGGATAGGAAGTTCGTTTTTCGATGAGTTTCCTACCTAATCTTACTATGTTTATATTTGGTGGTTTGCTAACAGATAGTAGAAGGTATTTTTATAAATCGATTGGAGAGTTCACTAGTATTTTACATAGAAAAGATGCTAGTGATTTCTCACCAACATCATAAAATGTGAACCTTTAAATTCGTATAAATAATCCTACACACCAATTAAAACTCCAATAGCATTCCACCCAAAAGATCGTTATTTTTTATTTCGATACAAAATATCTTCTATATCTCCACTAGACCAAATTTTTCCAGTTGTTGCATCAAAATCCTCATTGTCTAATTGAATACAGCGAATACGTGGATTATTGTATGTTTTATAGTAATAATTTAAAGAGCTATTCACCATGATAGAAGTATATTGAGTGTAATCATAGGCTTGAGAGGTTTTCACGGCACCTTTAGGAATATCAACATTGCTAAGGACGTGAAACAGAGCGGTAATGCCATCTCCTTCTGTTTGGATATCTTGCAGACACGATTTTAAGAACACTGCTCTAACAAATCTTGATGGCGGAGTAAAGTCACCCGGAAGTCCAAACGCACCAGCACCTTCGCCAAATGGTTTCATTATCATGTTATCTAAATGCACTTCTGACTTTTGTTCAGGTTGTAAGCCAAGATAGTTTCTTAAATTTGTGGTATGCCATTTATAATCTGGGCTGTTCGTCATAACCCCAATCTTATTTTCATAAATATGCAATGTTTGTTCAGTGTATTCGATGACAATGCTTTCCCCTGTTCGATCTGTCACAATCCAATGTAAGGGCAATACGATACCTATAAAATCCAAAACAGTATGTTCAATTTGAACATGTTCCATTTTTTGTGTTACTTCACCAATAGTTGAACAAGTAGAGAGTAAAAAAGGGACAATATCATGTGGCGCTAGAGTGTACTGTTTTTCTTTATCCTGACTATTATACTCAGCATAACCAGAAAAATAAAGAGCAGCACAAGAAAGTCCTTTTTCATTTAAGCCGTCAGCAAAAACGAATTCACCATTATCGATCTGCCTTGCCATCCCGACAAAAGCATAGTCATTTTTATCAGTTGCAAATGCAATTTTTTTCCTTGGAATAAACGTTGGCTCAGCATCCAGAACAACTGCAAAATCCATTGTTCTAGCTAATAAAACATGTTGATCTTTTGTTGTCATCGTAACACTTGTACACATAGATTATCGCTCCCTCGTTATTATGAAATAGATAGAATATCTAAAAAAATAAGATTATAGAATAATATAAGTTAAAGTGAACTTTCTAAAAGTTTAACGTAGTTTAAAATTATAATCAAATAAATACTATAGATAAAATAAGAGAGTATACAGATTTAAATTCCATTACAGGGAGATAAAATCATTGGGATTCCTCATATTTAAAAATATTCAAACAAAAATCATCATAATTTAATCTAAAAAGTATATGTTTTGACATGAATTTATTTATTGTTTACCATCAGAAAAGTTGTTGCTTCATGCAGCTAAAATAAGGAATCTATTGGTCTAGACTGATAATAAGAAAGGAAAGATGTATAAAAGATGTTAAAAAAGTTATCGTGGTTTTTAGTAATGGTTGTCGGTATTTTAGGTTTGGTTGGATTCGGTGAGCACTCATCTGCTGCAGAATTAAACAATGGAGGATTTGTTGATTCAATTCAGTTTGATAAAACAGAATTAATGGACGGAGAATTGACGTCGATTCATGTGACGTTTAGTGAAAAGTCAGATACAAAGTTAAAAGCAGGCGATACTTTAACGCTGTCGCTGCCTAAAGAACTTGAAGGATTGACAGATTCGAATGATGCTCCGCGTGAAATAGATTTAAACGGGTTGGGAATAGTTCGTGTGTATAAAGATAAAGTCATTTGTACATTCAACGAAAAGGTAAATCAATTGGAGCGTGTTAGAGGAGAATTTACTTTTGGTGTGCGTGTAACCAATGTTGAAGAGAATACAGTAAAAGAAGTACCAGTAAATCTAGGAACCTCAGTCAGTGTACAGAATATTGTTGTTAAAGGACAAACAGGCATATATGAAGAGGTTGAGAAGCCTTTCTTTTATAAAACAGGAGATTTATTAGGAAAATCAGGACAAATTCGTTGGTTTTTATCAGCGAATCTAAATAAAAGTGATTTGGCCAATGACATTGTTATGAAAGATAAATCAGGTGGGGGTCAATTATTAAATAAAGATAGTTTTACATTCACCATTGATAACTACCTAGGTCAGTCAACATTGAGTTTAGAGGAATTTCAAAATCAAGGTTATGGTACAGTAGAATTTGGTGCAGAGAATGAGTTTGTGATTCGTTTATACCGTAGTAAAGCTCGTTTAGCTTCATTTACTATCATGTATACAGCAACAATTACGGATGCAGGGAAAAAACAAGCGAACTTTACAAATGATTGTCAAATCGATTACCAAATTTTATATCAAAAACCAATCAATGAACAAGCAACACATCAAGTGAAGAACATTTTCTTAGATGGGAATGCAATTGGTGATGAAAATCAGTCAATTAAAGAAGCAATTGAGCAAGAAGAAACCATAGAAGATGAATCAAATGAGTTAGAAGAAATCGCGCCACTAGATCCAGAAGAACAAGCGAAAGAAAGCCAAGAAGAAGAATTAAATAAAGCCAAAGAAGATCAACCAGAGATTCATGTTGGCGAACAAGAAGAAACCACAGAAGATGAATCAAACGAGTTAGAAGAAATCGCGCCACTAGATCCAGAAGAACAAGCGAAAGAAAGCCAAGAAGAAGAATTGAACAAAGCGAAAGAAGACCAACCAGAAGTCAAGGTTGATGAACAAGAAGAAGTAATCGAAGAGGAAACAAAAGGCTTAGAAAAAATCAAACCAATCAAGCCAGAAATTGTAGAAATAACAGAAATACCAGAATTAGAAACGAAAATTACTGGTACGAAAGTGGATGTCCAACGTGACAATCAAACGAAAACAACGCTTCAAATTGATAATAATATCCCTTCAAATCATGAAGTAAATGGACAATCCCAAAAAAGTAAACTTTTATTAAGCAATGACAAAGATAATACGACGCAATCAAAAGCTCAATTACCAAAAGCTGGAAGTAAAAATAGCATCATGCTTATGATTGCTGGTTTTGTAGTTATCTTGTTAGCTTTTGCAGCGTATACCATAAAACGCAAAAACATGTAATCAGTTTTGAAAAAAATAAAATAATCTGCGTAATCAACTAAATCTTGGTTGGTTATGCAGATTTTTCTTAATGAAAAAGGCGTTTGAATGACGAGTGGTGGGGGAACGAAAGAATAAAATCCCTTGCATGCGTACTCGATTTAATCAGTAGTACATGCAAGGGGTTTTATTAGAAAGAACGCTTAAATTTCAGTTATTGTACCCAACGAACTAGCCAAGATTTTCACCATTTGACTCAATCACTTGTTTATACCAATAAAATGATTTTTTACGACTTCTATCAAGTGTTCCGTTTCCTTCATCATCACGATCTACATAAATGAAGCCATAACGTTTACTCATTTCGCCCGTACCGGCACTGATTAAATCAATACAACCCCAAGGCGTATAGCCAATCAAATCAACCCCATCATCAATGGCTTTTTCCATTTCAATAATATGGCGTTTGAAGTAATCAATCCGATAGTCATCATTGATTGAGCCATCTGTTTCTACTTCATCAAAGGCACCAAGCCCATTTTCTACGACCATTAATGGCACTTCATAACGAGAATAGATTTGGTTTAACGTATAACGCAGACCAATAGGATCGATTTGCCAGCCCCAATCACTGGTTTCAAGGTATTCATTTGAGACACCGCCAAAGAGATTTCCGCCTGTTTTATCATTACGATTTTCTAAATCATCTGTAATACAAGTGGTCATGTAATAACTGAAGGTATAATAATCGACCGTTCCAGCTTTTAGTAAGGCTTTGTCTTCTTCGGTCACATCCACCTGAATATGATTTTTTTCAAAATAACGTTTCATGAAATACGGATATTTTCCTTTGACTTGCACATCTCCACAGAAAAAGTTGAATTTTTCATTAATCTGCTGTGTTTTTAACACATCTTCAGGACGACAGGTTTTTGGATACATCGTAATATACGCTAGCATACACCCGATTTTAAACTCAGGATTGATCTTGTGACCTGCGATAACTGCACGTGCAGAAGCCAAAAAGACATTGTGCAGTGCTTGATACTGTTCAGTTTCTGTATACTCACGATTAAATAAACCATTGATGCGTTTACCATGATCCATTGTACCAAAATTGATTTCATTGAAGGTCAGCCAGTATTTTACTTTATTTTTATAACGCTCAAAAAGCGTCGTTGCATAGTTTTCGTAAAAGCCGATTGTCCGTTTATCTAAAAAGCCATCATAAGTTTTTCCTAAATGAAAAGGCAGTTCAAAGTGAGAAATCGTTACAAGTGGTTCAATGCCATATTTCGCTAATTCATCAAAAACCTCATCATAAAATGCTAAACCTGCCTCGTTTGGCGCGTCTTCATCCCCATTTGGAAAAATCCGTGACCAAGCAATAGACATCCGATACACTTTAAAGCCCATTTCTGCAAATAAAGCGATATCTTCTTTATATCGATGGTAAGAATCGATCCCTGTATGACTAGGATAGTAATACTTATCCGTGTCAATGACTAAATCGAAGGAACGGCGTGTATTGGCGGTACGACTTCCAGCGCGATTATGATCGCAAATAGATTCTCCTTTTCCCGCTACATTCCAAGCACCTTCGCATTGATTAGCGGCTGTTGCGCCGCCCCATAAAAAATTTTTTGGAAAACTCATTTGTTCGTACTCCTTTATCAATTCATTTTATGTTGACTCAATTAATTAGTTTGAAATAATCGCCGTAATCAATAGATCTCCTTGGTTTATTGGCTTTTCAGCAGTAGGAATCACATCGGCATAATCTGGCGTATTCGTAACAATGATTGGGACTTGGGTATTGTACCCAGCTTTTTCAATGGCAGGAATATCAAAGGTAACCAGTAGATCTCCTTTTTTGACTGTTGCTTGTTGTTCAACGAACGCTTCAAATCCTTCGCCATCTAATTGAACAGTATCAATACCGATGTGGATCAATAATTCCGTTCCATTATCTGAAATTAAACCAATAGCATGTTTAGTCGGAAATAAGGTCATTACAGTCCCGTCAAATGGTGCAACAATTTCGCCTTTTGTAGGTTCGATGACAACACCTTTTCCCATAATTCCTTCTGAAAATGCCGCATCTCTTGCTTCACTTAAAGGAAGAACGTTTCCTGTTGCAGGTGAAAATACTTCGTCTTTGGTTAATTTCTTTTGTTGTCCAGTCGCGGCACGTTTTGCTTCTTCTTTTGATAGTTTAGTAGTTGGTTCATCATCTTTGAAACCTAGTAGCCATGCTAAACCAAAACCAGCAGCCAATGCAATCGCATCTAAAATCATATTATAAATCGCAAATTTCATATTTCCATCAGGAGCAATGGTTGCTGTGTATCTAAATATACCAAGTCCCCCCATTTGGTAAGATTGAATACCTAAACTCATAGCAATCGCACCGATCACACCACCGACGATACAAGAAGCCCAAAATGGTTTCTTTTTTGGTAAGGTAATCCCGTAAATAGCTGGTTCAGTAACACCAAAGATACCTGAGATAAACGCTGGTATGGACAATTCTTTTAATTTTAAATTTTTTGTTTTTAACATAACAGCAAGTACAGCCCCAGTTTGTGCAAAGGAGACACTTCCTGAACCTGTTAGAAGAGAGGTTGGTTGTCCTTGAGAAAGCGAGATGATCACAAATGGAATCAGTGCCCAGTGCATCCCAAACATTACGAGAATTTGCCAAGAGAACCCAATAATTGCACCAAAAATAATCGGGTTAAATGCTTGAACAGCAAGTAAACCATTTCCAAGTCCATCGGCAACGACATTCATGATTGGTCCAATCACTAAAAAGGTTAGTGGCACTGTGATCAATGCTGTAAAAAACGGAACCAGAAACAGTTTGACGACATCTGGAATGATTTTACGCAACTGCTTTTCAAGAAAGGCAGCAAACGCAGTGGCAGCGATAATCGGCATGACGGTTGAACCATATCCAGCGGCAGGGATAGAAAATGGAATACTAAAGAAATTCAACCCACCACTTTCTGCGAACGTTTTAGTTGCAGAACCATCAATAAACCCTGTGTATACTAAACTGGAAGCGATCATCATTCCTAAAAACGGTGATCCACCAAATTTTTTCATCGCTGTATATCCGATAAAAATCGGTAAGAATAGGAACAATCCATCACCCATAGCGTTGAAGACCGCATAAGTTGAACTAGCGGAAAAATTAGCACCTAACGCAAACGCCAAAACAGCATTGATTCCTTTTAGCATCCCAGCTGCAGACAATGGCGCCAAAATAGGTTGAAAAATACCTGAAATCATATCAACAAATCGATCAAATAAATTCCCTTTTGGTCCATCGTCTGTAACAGGCTCTAAGACACCTAGTACCGCATCTACATCTTTACGAACGTCTGGCACATGGTTTCCGATCACGACCTGATATTGTCCGCCAGCCTGCATTACGGTGACAACGCCATCCATATTTTTTAAGACTTCAGTATTTGCCTTACTATCATCTTTCAATTTAAAGCGAAGGCGCGTAATACAATTGGTTAAAGAATTGACGTTTTCTTTGCCTCCGACTTCTTTGACAATATTTTTTGCAAGTTCTTCATATTTGCCCATTTTCTTTCCTCCAAATGTTTAGTTATTTTTATTCAGAGGTCTCGCCAACTTAATGTCACGATCCATTGCCCTTCCACAGGCGTGTGATTGTCTATGCTCCTTTCTAGCAATTGATGTAGGTTAAAAGAGATGGTCTCTTTAACTTCTTTTATCAATGATTCGAGCCAAATGAATGGTGATGTAGACTTGTTCATCTTTTGACATCGTATAATTGCGACGACTTTTTAATAACTCAGCGACTTTTTTTGTGGCTTCAAAAGCTTCTGGGTATTGATTGGTGACTAAGAAAAATAATTGATTTTCGACTTGATTCTCTTCTAGCGTGGTAGTTGTGCCTTTGATTATTCGTTCGGTGAAGAATTTTAAATGCGTAATAAAGCGTTGGAAATAGATATCATTTTCAGCAAGGTTGATTCTTAGCGTATATTTAATGACAGTTATGATCTCTTCAATCAACTGTGTGAGACTGATCGCATCTTCATGATTATTATCTAATTGAGCATTTGTTAGATGTAGAGCTAAAAAACCAGCTTCGTCATCCGTTAAGGACGTATTTAATTGTTGGTTCACCAGTTGGATAGCTGTTCGTGCGATCTCTAATTCGGTTGGGAAAAAACGTTTGATATCCCACAATAAAAAATTTTTAACCGGAATATTTTTCTTTTCTCGTTGGATAGAAGCATGTAAATGATCAGCAATCGCTATGAAGGCTGTTTCGTTTAATTCTTTATTGAGCACCTTTTTAGCATGAGATAAAATTTTATAGGAGAGTTCAATGATTTCTTCTGGGATGTCTGCTAATAATTGTTCAATCTGTTCAGATTCTATCTGATTTTCTAATTTAAACACTTTTTCGATTTTTGCTGAATCAACATGTGAACCAGCCTTCATCTGAAAGCCTAAACCGTTTCCCATCAAAATGACTTCTTCATTTTCTTCGTTAAGAACAATGACCACATTATTATTTAAAATTTTTAGAATTTCCAAAGCAATCCACCTCCATTTGCCTTGACTAAAGAGATTGAAAATAGAAAAAAGCCCAAACAAGAGCCTATACAGGCATTGTTTAGGTTTAGCTTAACTTAATAATCACTATCCATTAATACAGCAAATATACACTAAAAAGAAAGCGTTGTCAAAGGGAGTTTCGAGGAATTAACGACATAAATTGGATCTTGCTTCGTTCTTTTGAAGATATGGAAAAACGAGCATAATAGATGATGGAAGGGCCATTTATTGCGCTCGTTTTTTACTTATAAATGTGATCATTTCTACATTGTTCGTTTAAGATGCCCTAATGGATTGCTGTTATCTTCAACTCTTTAAAGAAAGCCTCTGTCCCAATATCAACAAAGAAACCAATAGCGCCTTTCCCGTCTGCACCGTGTTTCATATTTTCTACAACTAGCACAGGTTTTTCGTTATCGTTTAAATAAAATATACCTTTCTCGCCATTAATAACCGCTTTTAAACTGATCCATTCATCAAGACCAATATCAGC
The DNA window shown above is from Enterococcus sp. 4G2_DIV0659 and carries:
- a CDS encoding glycoside hydrolase family 1 protein, whose amino-acid sequence is MSFPKNFLWGGATAANQCEGAWNVAGKGESICDHNRAGSRTANTRRSFDLVIDTDKYYYPSHTGIDSYHRYKEDIALFAEMGFKVYRMSIAWSRIFPNGDEDAPNEAGLAFYDEVFDELAKYGIEPLVTISHFELPFHLGKTYDGFLDKRTIGFYENYATTLFERYKNKVKYWLTFNEINFGTMDHGKRINGLFNREYTETEQYQALHNVFLASARAVIAGHKINPEFKIGCMLAYITMYPKTCRPEDVLKTQQINEKFNFFCGDVQVKGKYPYFMKRYFEKNHIQVDVTEEDKALLKAGTVDYYTFSYYMTTCITDDLENRNDKTGGNLFGGVSNEYLETSDWGWQIDPIGLRYTLNQIYSRYEVPLMVVENGLGAFDEVETDGSINDDYRIDYFKRHIIEMEKAIDDGVDLIGYTPWGCIDLISAGTGEMSKRYGFIYVDRDDEGNGTLDRSRKKSFYWYKQVIESNGENLG
- the licT gene encoding BglG family transcription antiterminator LicT, which codes for MEILKILNNNVVIVLNEENEEVILMGNGLGFQMKAGSHVDSAKIEKVFKLENQIESEQIEQLLADIPEEIIELSYKILSHAKKVLNKELNETAFIAIADHLHASIQREKKNIPVKNFLLWDIKRFFPTELEIARTAIQLVNQQLNTSLTDDEAGFLALHLTNAQLDNNHEDAISLTQLIEEIITVIKYTLRINLAENDIYFQRFITHLKFFTERIIKGTTTTLEENQVENQLFFLVTNQYPEAFEATKKVAELLKSRRNYTMSKDEQVYITIHLARIIDKRS
- a CDS encoding beta-glucoside-specific PTS transporter subunit IIABC; translated protein: MGKYEELAKNIVKEVGGKENVNSLTNCITRLRFKLKDDSKANTEVLKNMDGVVTVMQAGGQYQVVIGNHVPDVRKDVDAVLGVLEPVTDDGPKGNLFDRFVDMISGIFQPILAPLSAAGMLKGINAVLAFALGANFSASSTYAVFNAMGDGLFLFLPIFIGYTAMKKFGGSPFLGMMIASSLVYTGFIDGSATKTFAESGGLNFFSIPFSIPAAGYGSTVMPIIAATAFAAFLEKQLRKIIPDVVKLFLVPFFTALITVPLTFLVIGPIMNVVADGLGNGLLAVQAFNPIIFGAIIGFSWQILVMFGMHWALIPFVIISLSQGQPTSLLTGSGSVSFAQTGAVLAVMLKTKNLKLKELSIPAFISGIFGVTEPAIYGITLPKKKPFWASCIVGGVIGAIAMSLGIQSYQMGGLGIFRYTATIAPDGNMKFAIYNMILDAIALAAGFGLAWLLGFKDDEPTTKLSKEEAKRAATGQQKKLTKDEVFSPATGNVLPLSEARDAAFSEGIMGKGVVIEPTKGEIVAPFDGTVMTLFPTKHAIGLISDNGTELLIHIGIDTVQLDGEGFEAFVEQQATVKKGDLLVTFDIPAIEKAGYNTQVPIIVTNTPDYADVIPTAEKPINQGDLLITAIISN
- a CDS encoding collagen binding domain-containing protein — encoded protein: MLKKLSWFLVMVVGILGLVGFGEHSSAAELNNGGFVDSIQFDKTELMDGELTSIHVTFSEKSDTKLKAGDTLTLSLPKELEGLTDSNDAPREIDLNGLGIVRVYKDKVICTFNEKVNQLERVRGEFTFGVRVTNVEENTVKEVPVNLGTSVSVQNIVVKGQTGIYEEVEKPFFYKTGDLLGKSGQIRWFLSANLNKSDLANDIVMKDKSGGGQLLNKDSFTFTIDNYLGQSTLSLEEFQNQGYGTVEFGAENEFVIRLYRSKARLASFTIMYTATITDAGKKQANFTNDCQIDYQILYQKPINEQATHQVKNIFLDGNAIGDENQSIKEAIEQEETIEDESNELEEIAPLDPEEQAKESQEEELNKAKEDQPEIHVGEQEETTEDESNELEEIAPLDPEEQAKESQEEELNKAKEDQPEVKVDEQEEVIEEETKGLEKIKPIKPEIVEITEIPELETKITGTKVDVQRDNQTKTTLQIDNNIPSNHEVNGQSQKSKLLLSNDKDNTTQSKAQLPKAGSKNSIMLMIAGFVVILLAFAAYTIKRKNM
- the lepB gene encoding signal peptidase I, whose translation is MKTTVKKQKRKVTSSVRIVDSSKNKKRKKKDKGIRRQASVVKRKKKLIHLKKKSKRSVKKRKRKLWKKSIRRIVSELISSIALAALFIWVISLFTFTFTRIDGYGMMPTLTKNDTVFVNRLGEKKRFKLVYIKLPNNQGTSVRRIIGLPGEEIKYSKDKLYVDHVSKEEKFILDEIQQADANSTFYTEDFTINQKFKTNTIPKGKFLVLGDNRPYSTDSRYFGLIDEKSIIGVVEMRVLPIHKMVRY
- a CDS encoding choloylglycine hydrolase family protein, producing the protein MCTSVTMTTKDQHVLLARTMDFAVVLDAEPTFIPRKKIAFATDKNDYAFVGMARQIDNGEFVFADGLNEKGLSCAALYFSGYAEYNSQDKEKQYTLAPHDIVPFLLSTCSTIGEVTQKMEHVQIEHTVLDFIGIVLPLHWIVTDRTGESIVIEYTEQTLHIYENKIGVMTNSPDYKWHTTNLRNYLGLQPEQKSEVHLDNMIMKPFGEGAGAFGLPGDFTPPSRFVRAVFLKSCLQDIQTEGDGITALFHVLSNVDIPKGAVKTSQAYDYTQYTSIMVNSSLNYYYKTYNNPRIRCIQLDNEDFDATTGKIWSSGDIEDILYRNKK